The nucleotide sequence CATGCAGTTTGCTGCAGAGATCCTCACCACGCTGAATCTGCCTTATCACGTTGAAGTCGTCTCCGCGCACCGCACGCCGGACAAACTGTTCAGCTTCGCCGAACAAGCGGACCAGAATGGCTTTGACGTTATTATCGCCGGCGCGGGCGGCGCCGCTCACCTGCCGGGCATGCTGGCGGCCAAAACCCTGGTGCCGGTGCTGGGCGTTCCGGTGCAGAGCGCCGCGTTAAGCGGTGTCGACAGCCTCTATTCGATTGTGCAGATGCCGCGCGGCATTCCGGTCGGTACTTTGGCCATCGGCAAAGCCGGCGCCGCCAACGCCGCCCTGCTGGCCGCGCAGATTCTGGCGCGTCACGATCGTGAATTGGCTGCTCGTCTGGCAGCCTGGCGTCAGGCACAGACTGACGACGTGCTGAACCATCCGGATCCGAGGGAAGAGGCATGAAACCGGTTTGCGTACTGGGTAACGGCCAACTGGGCCGTATGTTGCGTCAGGCCGGCGAGCCGTTAGGCATCGCGGTTTATCCGGTCGGGCTGGATGCGGAGCCGGAATCGGTGCCGGTACAACACAGCGTCATCACCGCTGAAATCGAACGTTGGCCGGAAACGGCGCTGACCCGCCAACTGGCGCAGCATCCCGCGTTCGTCAACCGCGATATCTTCCCGCAACTGGCCGATCGCTACACCCAAAAGCAGCTGCTGGACCAACTGAATCTGGCTACCGCGCCCTGGCAGTTGCTGGCCTCGGCGCAGGAATGGCCCGCGGTATTCGCCTCGCTGGGCGAACTGGCTATCGTTAAACGCCGCGTCGGCGGTTATGACGGCCGCGGCCAGTGGCGTATCCGCCCCGGCGAAGCGCATAGCCTGCCCGCCGAGTGCTACGGCGAGTGCATCGTCGAACAGGGCATCGCGTTTTCCGGCGAAGTGTCACTGGTCGGCGCGCGCAGTGCAAAAGGCGACTGCGTCTTCTATCCGCTGACTCACAACCGGCATGAAGACGGCATCCTGCGTACCAGCGTGGCATTACCGCAACCGCAGCCGCACCTGCAACAGCAGGCGGAACAGATGCTGTCGGCAATCATGCATCGTCTTAGTTACGTGGGCGTGATGGCGATGGAATGCTTCGTGGTGGGCGATAGCCTGCTGATCAACGAGCTGGCGCCGCGTGTACACAACAGCGGTCACTGGACGCAAAACGGCGCGTCCATCAGTCAGTTTGAACTGCACCTGCGCGCAATTCTCGACCTGCCGCTGCCGGCTCCGGTGGTCGCCAGCCCGTCGGTGATGGTCAACCTGATCGGCACGGATGTGAACATTGACTGGCTGACGCTACCGCTGGTGCATCTGCACTGGTATGAAAAAGAGGTACGCCCCGGCCGCAAGGTCGGTCACCTGAACCTCACTCATCCGGACACCGCGCGGTTGAGTCAGGCGCTGCGCGCGCTGACGCCGCTGCTGCCGGACGCCTACCGTTCCGGGCTGGCGTGGGCGCAACAGCAACTGAGCCGCTGAGTTATTTAATGATACCGGTGGGCCGGCGTCGGCTCGCCAGTATTTGGAACACGATTTTTACGTGACATTATGATGATTGGGTTTATTATTTTCACCGTCTCCAAAATAAACAGGTTGCGTTGGTTATTTATGCCCAAAATAATTCGAGTTGCAGGAAGGCGGCAAGGGAGTGAATCCCGATGAGCTTACTCAGGTAAGTGATTCGGGTGAGCGAGTGCAGCCAACACACCTGCAACTTGAAGTATGACGGGTATATTTCACCTGTCGTCATTTCTCATGAAATATATTCCCACTTTATTACCCCATCAATTAACCGCATTAACGCATCAAAAAAGATACCGCGAAAAATAAATTATTTAACGCATCAATCCTGATATTTTATTTTTAATTCATTGCGGTTAAAATAATTGACCTTAATTCATTTGTGTGATCGCCTCACTATTATTCCCCAACGCTCAGGATATATAATGCAGCCACAAAAAAGATTACCCCGATTCACATGATATCTCGTGTGACACCTGCGAATTATCTCTGTATTGGCCTGCAGCCGGTACGGTATTTTTTATACTCTGTGTTCACCAAGGAGAAACACGCATGAGCACAATTCAAGACAGCAGTCAGGTACTGGAGCACACTTCAAGCTGGCGTAAAAGCGATACTGTCTGGATGCTGGGCCTGTACGGCACGGCAATCGGGGCGGGCGTGCTGTTTTTGCCCATCAACGCCGGCATTGGCGGTCTGATTCCGTTGATTATCATGGCAATTATTGCTTTCCCGATGACCTATTTTTCTCACCGCGCATTATGCCGTTTTGTCTTATCCGGCAAGAAGGGCGGTGAAAATATTACCGAAGTGGTGGAAGAACACTTTGGCGTTGGTGCGGGAAAATTAATCACCCTGCTCTATTTTTTCGCTATTTATCCAATTCTTCTGGTTTACAGCGTCGCCATTACCAATACCGTTGACAGCTTTATTACTCACCAGCTGCATTTACCGTCGCCGCCGCGGGCGATTCTGTCGCTGATATTGATTCTGGGGCTGATGTTTATTGTCCGTTTCGGCGAAACCATGATTGTGAAAGCCATGAGCGTGCTGGTTTATCCGTTCGTGGCAGTATTAATGATGCTGGCGCTGTATTTAATTCCACACTGGAACACCACGGTCTTCCATAATATTTCCCTGACCAACAGCACCACCGGCAACGGCCTGCTGGCGACACTGTGGCTGGCGATTCCGGTGATGGTGTTCTCCTTCAACCATTCGCCGATCATTTCATCCTTCGCGGTGGCCAAACGCCGTGAATACGGCGACAACGCCGAGAAAAAATGCTCCCGCATTCTGGCCTGTAGTCACATCATGATGGTGCTGACCGTGATGTTCTTCGTGCTCAGTTGCGTACTGGCGCTCTCTCCGGCGGACCTGATGGAAGCCAAGTCACAGAACATTTCGATTCTGTCCTATCTGGCCAACCACTTTAACAACCCGGTGATGGGGTATCTGGCGCCGGTCATCGCCACTATCGCCATCTCCAAGTCATTCCTGGGTCACTATCTGGGCGCTGGCGAAGGCCTTAACGGCATGATGGTAAAAATGCTGCGCAGCCGCGGCAAGACTGCCCCAATCGCTAAACTGAACCGCATTACCGCGTTGTTCATGCTGGTCACCACCTGGCTGGTCGCTACCCTCAACCCCAGCATTCTGGGCATGATTGAAACGATGGGCGGCCCGGTGATCGCCTGCCTGCTGTTCCTGATGCCGATGTACGCCATCCGCAAAGTGCCGGCCATGCGCCAGTACAGCGGCGCGCTAAGCAATGTGTTCGTCACCCTGCTGGGCCTGATCGCCATCACCGCCATCGTCTACACCCTGTTCGAATAAGTCCTCTATCCCCTCCCGACGCAGGCGGCTCAACTGCCTGCGTCAGCTGAAAGGAATCCCCTATGGTCAGCGTATTTGATATTTTCAAAATTGGTATCGGCCCTTCCAGTTCGCATACCGTTGGCCCGATGAAAGCCGGCAACATGTTCACCGACGATCTGGTCAGCCTGTCTCTGATTTCATCGGTTGACGCCATTGTCGTTGATGTTTACGGCTCGCTGGCCCTGACCGGCAAGGGCCACCATACCGACATCGCCATCATTATGGGGCTGGCGGGTAATCTACCGGACAGCGTGGATATCGACGCGATCCCGGCGTTTATTCAACAGGTGCAGCACACTCGTCGCCTGCCGCTGCTCGACGGGCGGTACGAGGTCAGCTTCCCGCTGGACAGCGCGCTGCGCTTTCAGCCGGAAAACCTGCCGCTGCATGAGAACGGCATGACGATCCGCGCGCTCGACGCCAGCCAGAACGTGTTGTACAGCAAAACCTACTACTCCATCGGCGGCGGCTTCGTGGTCGATCAGGAGCACTTCGGTCAACCGATGGCGCAGGAAGAGCGCACGCCCTGGCCGTTCTATTCCGCCCGGCAATTGTTGCAGCACTGCCACGACAACTGCCTGTCGCTGTCGGCGGTGGTGATGAAAAACGAGATCGCCATGCACGGCCGCGACGCGCTGGAAGCCTATTTCGCCAGCGTCTGGCAAACCATGCAGAACGCCATTCATCGCGGCATGAACACCGAAGGCGTGCTGCCCGGCCCATTGCGGGTGCCGCGTCGCGCGTCGGCGTTGCACCGCCTGCTGTTCACCAATGGCCGTTTTTCCAACGACCCGATGGACGCGATGGATTGGGTAAACATGTTCGCGATGGCGGTGTCGGAAGAAAACGCCGCCGGCGGCCGGGTGGTGACGGCGCCGACCAACGGCGCCTGCGGCATCATTCCCGCCGTACTGGCGTATTATGACCGTTTCATTCAGCCGGTGACGCCGGATACCTGCCTGCGTTATTTTCTGGCCGCCGGCGCCGTCGGCATTCTGTTCAAGATGAACGCGTCCATTTCCGGGGCGGAAGTGGGTTGCCAGGGTGAAGTGGGCGTGGCCTGCTCGATGGCGGCGGCCGGTCTGGCGGAACTGTTGGGCGCCAACCCGGAACAGGTGTGCATCGCCGCTGAAATCGGCATGGAACACAACCTCGGGCTGACCTGCGACCCGGTAGCCGGCCAGGTGCAGGTGCCGTGCATCGAACGCAACGCCATTGCGTCCGTCAAGGCAATCAACGCCGCCCGCATGGCGATTCGCCGCGCCAGCGAACCCCGCGTCTCGCTGGATAAAGTGATTGAAACCATGTACGAAACCGGTAAAGACATGAACGCCAAATACCGCGAAACCTCCCGCGGCGGGCTGGCTATCAAGGTGGTGCAGTGCGAGTAAGCGTTTATTCACAGACAGTTAAAACGGACTCACGCGCCGGGCCCATACCCGGCTTTTTTTCAAGACGGTTTTTTCTCGTTGTCCGGCCAGGACCAGATCAGGTTGTTTTCCGCGGCGGAAACATACCAGTCAAGCGCGCTGGCGACCGGTTTGGGCATCGACTCCGGCGCGGCAACCGGCGCAGGCGCGTTGGCATTTTTCTTGCGTATGCGCAACGGCGTGCGCGCTTGCCCGCCATTCAGTCGCGCATTGAAATTTTCTACTGCGGTATCAAACAGCACGCCTTCCAACTGATGCAGGCGATTCAACCCGCGCAGAATCGCCAGCAGGCTGCTCAGGGTAATCGACTCGCCCATTTCCGCCCGTTTGATGGTAGCGATGCCAAGGCCGGCCCGCTCGGCCAGGTCCACCTGCGATAACCGTTGCTGAATACGCGCGTCTTTTATCCGCCGACAAAGCTCGGTGATAATGTCACCTTCGCTCATGGTACTGAATCTCATAATGCGCTATCTGCCCCCACGCTAAATTGCGCGCAGTTTATCACCACGTCGTGCAATCACCGCGGTGGGCGGGCCACTAAACGTCAGTTTCTCGATACAGGTCAATTTTTCATAAGAAAAAAATATGGAAAACGGCACCCCCTCATCACGCGCGGCGTTAACACCGCGCGTGATGAGGACGGCTACCCGAAACGACCGGTAATATAGTCTTCGGTACGACGTTCGACCGGAGCGGTAAACAACGCGTCGGTTTCGTTATATTCGATCAGCCGGCCGTGATGGATAAACGCCGTGTAATCGGACACCCGCGCCGCCTGCTGCATATTGTGGGTCACCAGCACCAGCGTGAAACGGCGCTTCAACGCGCCGATCAGCTCTTCGATCACCAGCGTCGAGATAGGATCGAGCGCCGAGGTGGGTTCATCCAGCAACAGCACCTCCGGTTCGATGGCGATGGCCCGGGCGATCACCAGCCGCTGCTGCTGACCGCTGGAGAGCGTCAGCGCATTGTCGCCAAGCCGGTCTTTTACCTCATGCCACAAGGCCGCGGCCCGCAGCGCATTTTCCACCGCCTCATCGAGCATCCGTCGATCTTTCACGCCCTGCAGGCGCAGGCCGTAAATCACGTTTTCATAGATGGATTTGGGGAAGGGATTGGGGCGCTGGAACACCATGCCGACCCGGCGGCGCAGCGTCGACACATCCAGCGACGGATCGTTGATGCGCATACCTTGCAGCCGGATATCGCCTTCAAGGCGGCACGTGTCCATCAGGTCGTTCATGCGGTTAAAGCAACGCAACAAGGTGGATTTGCCGCACCCGGACGGCCCAATCAACGCGGTCACGCGGTGTTTCGGAATACGCAGGGATATGTCGCTCAGCGCCTGCTTGTCGCCGTAATACAGATTCAGCCCGTCTACCGACAAGGCGGTTTGATCATCCGTCAACCGGTGGACGTCCATCACGGGGAGTCGTTCCAGCTGTTTAGCCATGCCCATCACTATTCTCCCGCCACTCAGAGCGACATCGCTCGGTATTTTTCACGCAGCACATGGCGAATGCCGATCGCTGCCAGGTTCAACGCCACCACAATCAGCACCAGCAACAACGCGGTGGTGTACACCAAGGGGCGGGCGGCTTCCACATCCGGGCTTTGAAACGCCAGATCATAAATCTGGAACCCCAGGTGCATGAATTTCCGCTCCGGATGCAGGTAGGGAAAGATATCATCCACCGGCAACGCCGGCACCGACTTCACCACGCCCACCAGCATCAGCGGCGCGGTTTCTCCCGCCGCCCGCGCCACCGCCAGAATCAGCCCGGTCATCATCGCCGGCACCGCCATCGGCAACACCACGCGCCACAGGGTTTCCGCCCGGGTCGCCCCCAGCGCCAGCGAGCCATGACGCACCGACACCGGAATACGCGACAACCCCTCTTCGGTGGAAACTATCACCACCGGCAGCGTCAGCAGCGCCAGCGTGAGCGAGGCCCACAACAGCCCCGGCGTGCCGAACGTCGGGTTAGGCAACGATTCGGCGTAAAACAGCTGATCCAGCGTGCCGCCGACCAGATACACAAAAAATCCCAGCCCGAATACGCCGTAGACGATCGACGGCACCCCGGCCAGATTCGCCACCGCAATCCGCACCCAGCGCGTCAGGCCGTTGTTGTCGGCGTACTCGTGCAGATAAACCGCCGCCACCACCCCCAGCGGCATCACGATAACCGACATCAAAATCACCAGCAGCACGGTGCCGAAAATCGCCGGAAACAGCTGGCCGGGGCTGCTGTTGTCCGGCTCGAACCGGGTCAGCATGGCGCCCAGCACCTGCAGCGTCTGCTGCGCTTTTTCAGCGAACGTCATCGCATTCGGGTACCAGGCCCGGTCAATCATCCTGACCGGAATGGTGTGCCGCTGCCCTTGCGCATCCCGCAACAAAACGGCGCTCCGGTTGATATCGGTATTCAACGCCATCAACTGTTGGTTAAGCTCGTTGAAATGACGCTCCAGCTCAGTGCGTTCGGCTTTGAGGCGCGCCTGCGCGCGATCGTCCAACCGGTTTTCCCGGCGCAGCTTCTCCTCCTGTAGCCGCAGTGCCTCGAACTGCTGGTTAACCCGGTTCATCTCCCCCAGGCGCAGAGTCTGGGCGCGCACCATCAATTGACGCACCAGCAGAATACGTTGTTGCAGCGTCGACGACAGATTATCGGACACCAGCGGCTGCCCGTCCTCGGTCATGCCGTCAAGATAGCCGTAAGCCATGCCGTTGGTGGTGCGGCGCACCGCCAGCACCTCCGCAGGCTGGCGGGCATCCGTCACCGACGTGGACAGTAGCGTCTGAAAGCTCTGGCCGTAAAACTCCCGCCACCCGGTTTTAAGCAGATAACGGGTAGCGCCTTCGGCGGGCGCATTCACCACGCCGGCATCCGTCAACTGTTGCCGGGCCAGATGCTGCTCGTCGTAACGCTCGCCAATCAACTGCCGCGCACTGCCTTGCGCATCCTGCTGGCTAAACAGCCACACCGGTTGCGGCCACAGATAGCGCGCACTCTGCCCGATCAGCAGCACAAATACGGCGACAATGGCGATCAAACTGAACGTAATCGCAGACGCCGTTAGCCATACCCAGGGCGTTCCGGTACTGAACCAGCGCCTCATGACAATTCTCCCTCATCACGATAGCGGCGACGTAGACGCTGGCGAATCACTTCCGCCAGCGAATTGACCACAAAGGTAAACACAAACAGCACCAGCGCCGCCAAAAACAGCACCCGGTAATGCGCGCTGGACATCGCCGCTTCCGGCATTTCGATGGCGATATTGGCCGCCAGCGATCGTAACCCCTGAAACAGGCTGTTGTTCATGACCGGCGTGTTGCCGGTCGCCATCAGCACAATCATGGTTTCGCCCACCGCGCGACCGAAGCTGAGCATCAGAGCGGCAAAAATGCCGGAACTGGCCGACGGTAGCACCACCCGCCACAGCGTTTGCCACGCCGTCGCCCCCAGCGCCAGCGAGCCCTGGCTCAGCCGCGCCGGCACGCTAAACAGCGCATCCTCCGCCAGCGAAAAAATCAGCGGGATCAATGCGAACCCCAGCGCAACCCCTGCCACCAGCGTATTACGCTGGCTGAAATGATCGCCCATCCACTGCCAGAGCGGCTGCCCCAGCAGGCGCATTTCCAGCCACGGCCCCAGCCAGCAGACCAGCGCCAGTATCAGCAACATCGCCGGGATCAGCAGTAATGCATCCCAGCCCGCCGACACGCCGCGTCGCCAACGCTCGGGCAGTTGTTCCAGCAACCAACCGCATCCCAGCACGGCCACCGCCCACAGCGGCGGCAGCAACAGAATGGCGGCCAGATAGGCGGCCATCTGCGGCGCCAGCCACAGCGCGGCAATCAACCCGATCACCACCGTCGGCAGCGCGCCCATGATTTCCATCGCGGGTTTGACCCAGCGCCGCAGCGCCGGCGCCATAAAGCAAGCGGTGTAAATCGCGGCGGCCAGCGCCAGCGGCGCGGCGAATAGCATGGCGTAGAACG is from Dickeya dianthicola NCPPB 453 and encodes:
- the purE gene encoding 5-(carboxyamino)imidazole ribonucleotide mutase, producing the protein MSSNAAPAKIAIVMGSKSDWATMQFAAEILTTLNLPYHVEVVSAHRTPDKLFSFAEQADQNGFDVIIAGAGGAAHLPGMLAAKTLVPVLGVPVQSAALSGVDSLYSIVQMPRGIPVGTLAIGKAGAANAALLAAQILARHDRELAARLAAWRQAQTDDVLNHPDPREEA
- the purK gene encoding 5-(carboxyamino)imidazole ribonucleotide synthase, with translation MKPVCVLGNGQLGRMLRQAGEPLGIAVYPVGLDAEPESVPVQHSVITAEIERWPETALTRQLAQHPAFVNRDIFPQLADRYTQKQLLDQLNLATAPWQLLASAQEWPAVFASLGELAIVKRRVGGYDGRGQWRIRPGEAHSLPAECYGECIVEQGIAFSGEVSLVGARSAKGDCVFYPLTHNRHEDGILRTSVALPQPQPHLQQQAEQMLSAIMHRLSYVGVMAMECFVVGDSLLINELAPRVHNSGHWTQNGASISQFELHLRAILDLPLPAPVVASPSVMVNLIGTDVNIDWLTLPLVHLHWYEKEVRPGRKVGHLNLTHPDTARLSQALRALTPLLPDAYRSGLAWAQQQLSR
- a CDS encoding HAAAP family serine/threonine permease produces the protein MSTIQDSSQVLEHTSSWRKSDTVWMLGLYGTAIGAGVLFLPINAGIGGLIPLIIMAIIAFPMTYFSHRALCRFVLSGKKGGENITEVVEEHFGVGAGKLITLLYFFAIYPILLVYSVAITNTVDSFITHQLHLPSPPRAILSLILILGLMFIVRFGETMIVKAMSVLVYPFVAVLMMLALYLIPHWNTTVFHNISLTNSTTGNGLLATLWLAIPVMVFSFNHSPIISSFAVAKRREYGDNAEKKCSRILACSHIMMVLTVMFFVLSCVLALSPADLMEAKSQNISILSYLANHFNNPVMGYLAPVIATIAISKSFLGHYLGAGEGLNGMMVKMLRSRGKTAPIAKLNRITALFMLVTTWLVATLNPSILGMIETMGGPVIACLLFLMPMYAIRKVPAMRQYSGALSNVFVTLLGLIAITAIVYTLFE
- a CDS encoding L-serine ammonia-lyase, with amino-acid sequence MVSVFDIFKIGIGPSSSHTVGPMKAGNMFTDDLVSLSLISSVDAIVVDVYGSLALTGKGHHTDIAIIMGLAGNLPDSVDIDAIPAFIQQVQHTRRLPLLDGRYEVSFPLDSALRFQPENLPLHENGMTIRALDASQNVLYSKTYYSIGGGFVVDQEHFGQPMAQEERTPWPFYSARQLLQHCHDNCLSLSAVVMKNEIAMHGRDALEAYFASVWQTMQNAIHRGMNTEGVLPGPLRVPRRASALHRLLFTNGRFSNDPMDAMDWVNMFAMAVSEENAAGGRVVTAPTNGACGIIPAVLAYYDRFIQPVTPDTCLRYFLAAGAVGILFKMNASISGAEVGCQGEVGVACSMAAAGLAELLGANPEQVCIAAEIGMEHNLGLTCDPVAGQVQVPCIERNAIASVKAINAARMAIRRASEPRVSLDKVIETMYETGKDMNAKYRETSRGGLAIKVVQCE
- a CDS encoding helix-turn-helix domain-containing protein yields the protein MRFSTMSEGDIITELCRRIKDARIQQRLSQVDLAERAGLGIATIKRAEMGESITLSSLLAILRGLNRLHQLEGVLFDTAVENFNARLNGGQARTPLRIRKKNANAPAPVAAPESMPKPVASALDWYVSAAENNLIWSWPDNEKKPS
- the pstB gene encoding phosphate ABC transporter ATP-binding protein PstB, whose product is MGMAKQLERLPVMDVHRLTDDQTALSVDGLNLYYGDKQALSDISLRIPKHRVTALIGPSGCGKSTLLRCFNRMNDLMDTCRLEGDIRLQGMRINDPSLDVSTLRRRVGMVFQRPNPFPKSIYENVIYGLRLQGVKDRRMLDEAVENALRAAALWHEVKDRLGDNALTLSSGQQQRLVIARAIAIEPEVLLLDEPTSALDPISTLVIEELIGALKRRFTLVLVTHNMQQAARVSDYTAFIHHGRLIEYNETDALFTAPVERRTEDYITGRFG
- the pstA gene encoding phosphate ABC transporter permease PstA; its protein translation is MRRWFSTGTPWVWLTASAITFSLIAIVAVFVLLIGQSARYLWPQPVWLFSQQDAQGSARQLIGERYDEQHLARQQLTDAGVVNAPAEGATRYLLKTGWREFYGQSFQTLLSTSVTDARQPAEVLAVRRTTNGMAYGYLDGMTEDGQPLVSDNLSSTLQQRILLVRQLMVRAQTLRLGEMNRVNQQFEALRLQEEKLRRENRLDDRAQARLKAERTELERHFNELNQQLMALNTDINRSAVLLRDAQGQRHTIPVRMIDRAWYPNAMTFAEKAQQTLQVLGAMLTRFEPDNSSPGQLFPAIFGTVLLVILMSVIVMPLGVVAAVYLHEYADNNGLTRWVRIAVANLAGVPSIVYGVFGLGFFVYLVGGTLDQLFYAESLPNPTFGTPGLLWASLTLALLTLPVVIVSTEEGLSRIPVSVRHGSLALGATRAETLWRVVLPMAVPAMMTGLILAVARAAGETAPLMLVGVVKSVPALPVDDIFPYLHPERKFMHLGFQIYDLAFQSPDVEAARPLVYTTALLLVLIVVALNLAAIGIRHVLREKYRAMSL